Proteins from a genomic interval of Onychostoma macrolepis isolate SWU-2019 chromosome 17, ASM1243209v1, whole genome shotgun sequence:
- the marc1 gene encoding mitochondrial amidoxime-reducing component 1, which produces MDFKEMLVKIFDQNREVVLCAVGTAVALFGLGLVYKYTSPEKKLTRVGVVTQLLVHPLKSGKVVSVETAECLRMGLKYGKLQDRHWLVITEDGRMVTGRQEPRLVLASLTCEGGQLCLSGPQMEELRVPLHQPNNAVVDCRVFGVDVQGRDCGDDVSNWLTRYLKSDNTFRLVHFEPHLKAQKPSEKEPLFPKDEKVAYPDAAPIMLMSEASVRDLNTRLDKDVTVFQFRPSIVVSDCEAFTEDTWDHIQIGQVELKRVVGCGRCLFTTVDPETGVINRKEPLDTLKTYRLTDPKQKTAPILGQYYTVKKTGVLHVGEPVYKITY; this is translated from the exons ATGGACTTCAAAGAGATGTTAGTAAAAATCTTCGACCAAAATCGGGAAGTAGTATTATGCGCTGTAGGCACAGCTGTCGCTCTGTTTGGACTCGGGCTTGTGTATAAATACACGAGTCCAGAGAAGAAGTTAACTCGAGTGGGAGTCGTTACCCAGCTGCTGGTTCACCCTCTGAAGTCTGGGAAAGTCGTGTCGGTGGAGACCGCAGAATGTCTGCGAATGGGGCTGAAATATGGCAAACTGCAGGATCG GCACTGGCTGGTGATCACGGAGGACGGCCGCATGGTGACAGGCAGACAGGAGCCTCGTCTGGTGTTGGCGTCTTTGACCTGTGAAGGTGGCCAGCTGTGTCTCAGTGGACCCCAGATGGAGGAGTTGAGGGTTCCTCTTCACCAGCCCAATAATGCAGTTGTGGACTGCAG AGTCTTTGGTGTAGACGTTCAGGGCAGGGACTGTGGGGACGATGTGTCTAACTGGCTTACTCGATACCTGAAATCAGACAACACCTTTCGTCTGGTGCATTTTGAACCTCATCTAAAAGCCCAGAAGCCTTCTGAGAAAGAACCCCTCTTTCCTAAGGATGAAAAG GTGGCCTATCCTGATGCTGCTCCCATCATGCTCATGTCAGAGGCCTCTGTTAGGGACCTGAATACCCGATTGGATAAGGATGTTACTGTCTTTCAATTTCGTCCCAGTATTGTTGTCAGTGACTGTGAGGCATTCACGGAG GACACATGGGATCATATTCAGATTGGCCAAGTGGAGTTAAAGAGAGTTGTTGGCTGTGGAAG ATGCCTTTTTACCACTGTTGACCCTGAGACTGGAGTCATCAACCGGAAAGAACCACTGGACACTCTCAAAAC CTATCGACTGACTGACCCTAAGCAGAAAACCGCGCCAATATTGGGACAGTACTACACCGTCAAGAAAACAGGTGTCCTTCATGTGGGTGAACCGGTTTATAAGATCACCTATTGA
- the kcnk3b gene encoding potassium channel subfamily K member 3, with protein sequence MKRQNVRTLALIICTLSYLLIGAGVFDALESKQEKRQKSDLDSRKSQLMLKYNLTNFDFEQIETVVLLLKPHKAGVQWKFAGSFYFAITVITTIGYGHAAPSTDVGKAFCMGYALLGIPLTLVMFQSLGERINTFVRFLLHKAKKCMGLRRPEVSMANMVIIGFFSCVSTLCIGAAAFSHYEGWTFFHAFYYCFITLTTIGFGDYVALQKDSALQNDPHYVAFSFVYILMGLTVIGAFLNLVVLRFMTMNTEDERRDAEQRALLSKDKPKGLVSRRPDPPSPVAVGRDKRRGLKSVYAEVLHFQTVCSCLWYKSREKMVILPQDMSFTDALMEQGDVSPHHFFEPGPTGCVCNPQRCSAISTVSADLRNISPFRLFSKRRSSV encoded by the exons ATGAAGAGACAAAACGTGCGGACACTCGCCTTAATTATCTGCACTTTGTCCTATTTACTCATTGGAGCGGGAGTCTTCGACGCTCTCGAGTCAAAGCAAGAGAAAAGACAGAAGAGCGATCTCGACTCTCGAAAAAGTCAACTTATGCTTAAATATAATCTCACCAATTTTGACTTTGAACAGATTGAAACGGTCGTGTTGCTTCTGAAGCCTCACAAAGCCGGAGTCCAGTGGAAGTTTGCCGGCTCTTTTTATTTCGCCATCACTGTGATAACGACCATAG GCTATGGCCATGCCGCCCCCAGTACGGATGTTGGGAAAGCGTTCTGCATGGGGTATGCGCTTCTGGGCATCCCCCTCACCTTGGTGATGTTCCAGAGCCTGGGCGAACGCATCAACACCTTCGTCCGCTTCCTGTTGCACAAAGCCAAAAAATGCATGGGCCTGCGGCGGCCGGAAGTCTCCATGGCCAACATGGTAATCATCGGCTTCTTTTCCTGCGTCAGCACCTTGTGCATAGGAGCAGCTGCCTTCTCCCACTACGAAGGTTGGACCTTTTTCCATGCCTTCTACTACTGTTTCATCACCCTCACCACCATCGGTTTCGGGGACTACGTAGCCCTACAGAAGGACAGCGCTCTCCAGAACGACCCTCATTACGTGGCCTTCAGTTTTGTCTATATCCTGATGGGCCTCACAGTAATTGGTGCTTTCCTCAATCTAGTGGTGCTACGGTTCATGACGATGAACACCGAGGATGAGAGAAGAGACGCAGAGCAGAGGGCGCTGCTCTCCAAAGATAAACCAAAAGGTCTGGTTTCACGGCGTCCGGACCCTCCGAGCCCAGTCGCCGTGGGGCGAGATAAAAGGCGAGGGCTGAAGAGCGTCTACGCTGAGGTGCTCCACTTCCAGACGGTGTGCTCCTGCCTGTGGTACAAAAGCCGAGAGAAAATGGTGATCCTCCCGCAGGATATGTCCTTCACTGATGCGCTAATGGAGCAAGGAGACGTATCGCCCCACCACTTCTTCGAACCCGGCCCCACGGGCTGCGTGTGTAACCCTCAACGCTGCTCAGCCATTAGCACTGTGTCTGCTGACCTGAGAAATATCTCACCGTTTAGGCTCTTCTCCAAGAGACGCAGCTCTGTCTGA